The Bacillus sp. Y1 genome has a window encoding:
- a CDS encoding DUF6470 family protein — protein sequence MNIPQIRVHSTPAQIDISTRQGQLLIEQPPGELQIEQPKAEVHINRIPGKLTIDQTQARADVDLKSVKLRTEEAAQFGKQDVLSGIARRIQEGTEMMEIENGFHAFSSIAKRNSEGPKKEFNIGYIPKAGSVKIEYDPGKVEVNAKENKPKINYTVNKPNFSYEPSEVTIKLKHHASLKIDFKS from the coding sequence ATGAATATCCCACAAATCCGGGTTCATTCTACACCAGCGCAAATTGATATTTCCACAAGACAAGGGCAGTTATTGATAGAACAGCCACCGGGTGAACTACAAATTGAACAACCAAAGGCTGAAGTGCATATTAATCGTATTCCGGGAAAACTAACGATAGATCAAACACAGGCACGGGCTGATGTAGATTTAAAATCTGTTAAATTACGTACAGAAGAGGCTGCACAATTTGGAAAACAAGATGTGCTAAGTGGCATAGCAAGAAGAATTCAGGAAGGTACAGAAATGATGGAGATAGAAAATGGATTTCATGCATTTTCTTCTATTGCCAAAAGAAATAGTGAAGGACCTAAAAAAGAATTTAATATTGGATATATTCCAAAGGCTGGTTCTGTAAAAATTGAGTATGACCCTGGCAAAGTCGAAGTAAACGCAAAAGAAAATAAACCGAAAATCAATTATACTGTTAACAAGCCGAATTTCTCATATGAGCCTAGTGAAGTAACCATTAAGTTGAAACATCACGCCTCTTTAAAGATTGATTTTAAATCATAA
- a CDS encoding flagellin N-terminal helical domain-containing protein: MRINHNIAALNTYNKLNSASTAQSKSMEKLSSGLRINKAGDDAAGLAISEKMRGQVRGLDQASRNSQDGISLIQTAEGALNETHDILQRMRELAVQASNDTNTTNDREEIQKEVNQLTSEINRIGNTTEFNTQKLLNGDKDGAAVAAVKGAYSFDFASISTTAGDTVTIGGENFTVAAANTAASAEFVDAAGLKAAIDANTTLNALYDVAVSGSSITLTQKTGQESSTALTATGVGTLTEVEQGSAAVAADPTKSLKFQIGANQNQSLSLDISDMRAVALGVSTTGTTDAKLAVTDGTNNTTTEQALNVLTHENASAAVTTIQAAIDKVSAERSKLGSNQNRLEHTINNLSTSSENLTAAESRIRDVDMAKEMMNQTKNSILSQAAQAMLAQSNQMPQGVLQLLR; this comes from the coding sequence ATGAGAATTAATCACAATATCGCAGCATTAAACACTTACAACAAGTTAAATTCTGCTTCAACTGCTCAATCTAAGTCTATGGAGAAACTATCTTCAGGTCTTCGTATCAACAAAGCTGGAGATGACGCTGCTGGTCTAGCAATCTCTGAAAAAATGCGTGGACAAGTTCGTGGTCTTGATCAAGCATCACGTAACTCACAAGATGGTATCTCTTTAATCCAAACAGCTGAAGGTGCACTTAATGAAACTCATGACATCCTTCAACGTATGCGTGAACTAGCTGTTCAAGCTTCAAACGATACAAACACAACTAATGACCGTGAAGAAATCCAAAAAGAAGTTAACCAATTAACTTCTGAAATCAACCGTATCGGTAACACTACTGAGTTCAATACCCAAAAGTTATTGAATGGTGATAAAGATGGAGCTGCAGTTGCAGCAGTTAAGGGAGCTTACTCATTCGATTTCGCTTCAATTTCAACAACTGCTGGTGATACAGTTACAATTGGTGGTGAAAACTTTACTGTAGCAGCTGCAAATACTGCTGCATCTGCTGAATTTGTGGACGCTGCAGGACTTAAAGCTGCAATTGATGCTAACACAACATTAAATGCTCTATATGATGTTGCGGTTTCTGGATCAAGCATTACTTTAACTCAAAAAACAGGTCAAGAGTCATCTACAGCTTTAACAGCAACTGGTGTAGGTACTTTAACTGAAGTTGAACAAGGATCTGCTGCTGTAGCTGCTGATCCAACTAAGAGCTTGAAATTCCAAATTGGTGCTAACCAAAACCAAAGTTTATCACTTGATATTTCTGACATGAGAGCTGTTGCATTAGGAGTTTCTACAACTGGGACAACTGACGCTAAATTAGCTGTTACTGATGGTACTAATAACACAACTACTGAGCAAGCATTAAATGTATTAACTCATGAAAATGCTTCTGCTGCTGTAACAACAATTCAAGCTGCTATTGATAAAGTATCTGCTGAGCGTTCAAAACTTGGTTCAAACCAAAATCGTTTAGAGCACACAATCAACAACTTAAGCACATCTTCTGAAAACTTAACAGCTGCTGAGTCTCGTATCCGTGACGTTGACATGGCGAAAGAAATGATGAACCAAACTAAGAACTCAATTCTTTCTCAAGCAGCACAAGCAATGTTGGCTCAATCTAATCAGATGCCTCAAGGAGTTTTACAACTTTTGAGATAA
- the flgL gene encoding flagellar hook-associated protein FlgL — protein MRVTQGMLASNSLRNLSNSYTQMGKYQDQLATGKKISKPSDDPVVAMKGMYYRSNLSEVEQYKRNLSESYLWMENSEAGVEHVNEALQRVRELTVQGANGTLSETDKQAVAKEIEQIKKDIMTVANTQVAGRYIFNGTNTSQPPVSDGGTGAPQANLNTSDYMVEVSRGVSLKANINPENVFSQKMFDTLQGIQETLEGAGNGDLNSLLGDLDNQMDKLSAERSELGARYNRLEMVESRISTQEVIATRILSDNEDADLERVIVDLTTQESIHRAALSVGARIIQPTLMDFLR, from the coding sequence ATGCGTGTAACGCAAGGAATGTTAGCTTCTAACTCACTTAGAAACCTAAGTAACAGCTATACGCAAATGGGTAAGTATCAAGACCAACTAGCAACAGGGAAGAAGATCTCCAAACCTTCTGATGATCCAGTTGTTGCTATGAAAGGGATGTACTATCGGTCTAATCTTTCTGAGGTCGAACAATATAAAAGAAATCTTTCTGAATCGTATCTTTGGATGGAGAATTCAGAAGCAGGTGTAGAGCACGTGAACGAAGCGTTGCAACGTGTACGTGAGCTTACAGTTCAAGGGGCAAATGGAACCCTTTCCGAAACGGACAAGCAGGCTGTTGCAAAAGAAATAGAGCAAATTAAAAAGGATATTATGACTGTTGCTAATACCCAGGTGGCAGGTAGGTATATTTTTAATGGTACAAATACATCACAGCCTCCTGTCTCTGATGGTGGAACTGGTGCTCCTCAAGCTAATTTAAACACTAGTGATTATATGGTTGAGGTATCACGAGGGGTTTCTTTAAAAGCAAACATCAACCCAGAGAATGTCTTTAGTCAAAAGATGTTTGATACCCTTCAAGGAATCCAGGAGACACTCGAAGGTGCTGGTAACGGTGATTTGAATTCCTTATTGGGTGATCTAGACAATCAAATGGATAAACTTTCTGCTGAACGATCAGAGTTAGGAGCCCGTTATAATAGATTAGAAATGGTTGAATCACGTATATCTACCCAAGAGGTAATTGCAACTCGAATTTTATCTGATAATGAGGATGCTGATCTTGAACGTGTGATAGTGGATTTAACCACTCAAGAGAGTATTCATCGCGCTGCATTAAGTGTTGGTGCACGTATTATCCAGCCAACTTTAATGGACTTTTTACGATAA
- the fliW gene encoding flagellar assembly protein FliW, which yields MEIKTKYHGEVQINDNEIINFVKGIPGFPNEENFTILSLEEDGMFSILQSVVTPELAFVIVNPFHYFTDYDFDLEDQVVEALSIKSSEELQVFTILTVQEPFEKTTANLQAPLIINNTNRMGKQVVLNNEKYTTRHKILGER from the coding sequence ATGGAGATAAAAACAAAATACCATGGTGAAGTGCAAATAAATGATAACGAAATAATAAATTTTGTGAAAGGTATTCCTGGTTTTCCTAACGAGGAGAATTTTACTATCCTTTCATTAGAGGAAGATGGAATGTTTTCCATATTACAATCAGTGGTAACACCTGAATTAGCTTTTGTTATTGTAAATCCCTTTCACTATTTTACGGACTATGACTTTGATTTAGAAGACCAAGTAGTTGAAGCATTAAGTATTAAATCCTCAGAAGAGTTACAAGTATTTACTATACTAACTGTCCAGGAACCATTTGAGAAAACGACTGCAAATTTACAGGCACCTTTGATTATTAATAATACTAATCGTATGGGAAAGCAAGTGGTTTTAAATAACGAAAAGTACACAACGAGGCATAAAATCCTGGGGGAGAGGTGA
- the csrA gene encoding carbon storage regulator CsrA, with product MLVLTRKNGESILIGDNIEITILSTKNDQIKIGIKAPKSTEIYRKELLSQISEENMQAAAVKSDLLSLLKGK from the coding sequence ATGCTTGTTTTAACGAGAAAAAACGGTGAGTCTATTCTGATCGGTGATAATATCGAAATCACTATTCTTTCCACCAAAAATGATCAGATTAAAATTGGGATTAAAGCACCTAAGTCAACGGAAATATATCGTAAAGAACTACTTTCACAAATATCCGAAGAGAATATGCAGGCGGCTGCTGTAAAAAGTGATCTGTTGAGTTTATTAAAAGGTAAATAA